In the genome of Candidatus Microbacterium phytovorans, one region contains:
- the rpsB gene encoding 30S ribosomal protein S2, giving the protein MAVVTIRQLLDSGVHFGHQTRRWNPKVKRFILTERSGIHIIDLQQSLSYIDKAYEFAKETVAHGGTILFVGTKKQAQEVIAEQATRVGQPYVNQRWLGGLLTNFSTVSKRLARMKELEELDFENPAESGFTKKELLLKKRELDKLHKSLGGIRNLQKTPSAIWIVDAKREHLAIDEAKKLGIPVIGILDTNADPDEFQFPIPGNDDAIRSVGLLTRIIADAAAEGLIQRHQPTEESADAEPLADWERELLEQGGASEAPAAEAAVAEAPAAEAAETPAAEAPADEAAAASVDAAEAPAEASAETAE; this is encoded by the coding sequence ATGGCCGTCGTCACCATCCGCCAGCTGCTCGACAGCGGCGTCCACTTCGGACACCAGACCCGTCGCTGGAACCCGAAAGTCAAGCGCTTCATCCTCACGGAGCGCTCCGGCATCCACATCATCGACCTGCAGCAGTCACTGTCGTACATCGACAAGGCCTACGAGTTCGCGAAGGAGACGGTTGCACACGGCGGCACCATCCTCTTCGTCGGCACGAAGAAGCAGGCGCAGGAAGTCATCGCCGAGCAGGCGACGCGTGTCGGTCAGCCCTACGTGAACCAGCGGTGGCTCGGTGGCCTCCTCACCAACTTCTCGACGGTGAGCAAGCGTCTCGCGCGTATGAAGGAGCTCGAAGAGCTCGACTTCGAGAACCCCGCGGAGAGCGGCTTCACGAAGAAGGAGCTCCTCCTCAAGAAGCGTGAGCTGGACAAGCTCCACAAGTCGCTCGGCGGTATCCGCAACCTCCAGAAGACGCCCTCGGCGATCTGGATCGTCGACGCCAAGCGCGAGCACCTCGCGATCGACGAGGCCAAGAAGCTCGGTATCCCGGTGATCGGCATCCTCGACACCAATGCCGACCCCGACGAGTTCCAGTTCCCCATCCCGGGCAACGACGACGCGATCCGTTCGGTGGGTCTGCTCACCCGCATCATCGCGGACGCCGCCGCTGAGGGTCTCATCCAGCGTCACCAGCCCACCGAGGAGTCGGCTGACGCCGAGCCCCTCGCGGACTGGGAGCGCGAACTGCTCGAGCAGGGTGGAGCCTCCGAGGCTCCCGCGGCTGAGGCCGCCGTTGCCGAGGCCCCGGCTGCTGAGGCCGCCGAGACGCCCGCCGCCGAGGCGCCCGCCGACGAAGCCGCCGCCGCATCGGTCGACGCCGCAGAGGCACCGGCCGAGGCGTCCGCCGAGACCGCCGAGTAA
- a CDS encoding M23 family metallopeptidase, with product MHRLFAPVVLTMLVLAVLPWAGHASAAVAAEGVDGESEWTWPTAPVRVARPFDLAHNPYGAGHRGVDLAAASGTVVKAPTTGVIVFAGVVVDRGVVTIDRGDGYLVSLEPVSIAEVTPGASVTVGESLTTVARGGHTMEGEVHVGIRLDGAYVDPTLLLGRLPRAVLLPCCAAGTPLLG from the coding sequence ATGCACCGACTCTTCGCGCCCGTCGTCCTCACCATGCTCGTGCTCGCAGTTCTCCCGTGGGCAGGCCATGCCTCCGCGGCAGTCGCCGCCGAGGGCGTCGACGGCGAATCGGAGTGGACGTGGCCCACCGCGCCTGTGCGGGTCGCGCGCCCGTTCGATCTCGCCCACAACCCGTATGGCGCCGGCCACCGCGGGGTCGATCTCGCCGCGGCATCCGGAACGGTTGTGAAGGCACCGACCACCGGAGTGATCGTGTTCGCCGGCGTCGTCGTCGACCGGGGCGTCGTGACCATCGATCGCGGCGACGGCTATCTGGTGTCACTCGAGCCGGTGTCGATCGCTGAGGTGACGCCTGGCGCGTCGGTCACCGTGGGTGAATCTCTGACCACCGTGGCGCGCGGGGGTCACACTATGGAAGGCGAGGTACACGTCGGCATCCGTCTGGACGGAGCGTACGTCGATCCGACGCTCCTGCTGGGCAGACTGCCGCGAGCGGTACTCCTCCCCTGCTGCGCCGCCGGTACGCCCCTTCTCGGGTGA
- a CDS encoding tyrosine recombinase XerC: MEFAVAAGAYTRYLADVRRLSPATVKAYESDLRDLGQACDVQELAEIDVEHLREWLWRSVQRGDARATIARRTAAVRGFFAWAVESGHLESDPSIRLSAPKRGRSLPKVATAATMADVLQSLRTVAEEGDPITLRDSAILELLYASALRVSELCGIDIDDFDMHRRTVRVLGKGSKERIAPYGEPAQRALDAYLVRGRPVLASRGEDAATVAGAVFLGARGGRIGPRAVYDVVSHRLGPALGTLTVGPHALRHSAATHLLDGGADLRAVQEILGHASLGTTQIYTHVSAEKLTASYRLAHPRA; encoded by the coding sequence ATGGAATTCGCCGTTGCTGCTGGTGCGTACACGCGGTACCTCGCCGACGTTCGACGACTGTCGCCGGCGACGGTGAAGGCCTACGAATCCGACCTCCGTGACCTCGGTCAGGCGTGCGACGTCCAGGAGTTGGCTGAGATCGATGTAGAACACCTGCGTGAGTGGTTGTGGCGCTCGGTGCAGCGCGGCGACGCACGAGCGACGATCGCGCGGCGGACCGCCGCTGTCCGTGGCTTCTTCGCCTGGGCGGTCGAGTCCGGGCACCTGGAGAGCGACCCGAGTATCCGCCTGAGTGCCCCCAAGCGGGGGCGATCGTTGCCGAAGGTCGCCACCGCGGCGACGATGGCCGACGTGCTCCAGAGCCTTCGCACGGTTGCCGAAGAGGGGGATCCGATCACTCTCCGCGACAGTGCGATTCTCGAACTCCTCTACGCGTCGGCACTTCGCGTGTCCGAGCTCTGCGGCATCGATATCGACGATTTCGACATGCATCGGCGGACGGTCCGTGTGCTCGGCAAGGGGAGCAAGGAGCGCATCGCACCGTACGGAGAACCCGCACAGCGAGCGCTCGACGCGTACTTGGTCAGGGGTCGGCCGGTCCTGGCATCCCGAGGCGAAGACGCTGCGACAGTCGCCGGGGCGGTCTTCCTCGGCGCGCGCGGTGGTCGCATCGGTCCACGCGCCGTCTACGACGTGGTCAGCCACCGCCTGGGGCCGGCGCTCGGCACTCTCACTGTCGGGCCGCACGCCCTGCGGCACTCCGCAGCCACGCATCTTCTCGACGGCGGCGCCGACCTCCGAGCCGTGCAGGAGATTCTCGGCCACGCGAGCCTCGGGACCACGCAGATCTACACGCACGTCTCCGCGGAGAAGCTCACGGCGAGCTACCGACTCGCGCACCCCCGAGCGTGA
- the dprA gene encoding DNA-processing protein DprA: protein MIWSALTEPGDAVAGALIASSGPRRALEVLGSSDAAPLISAQAEVDSQTAAVSLERWRARQGDAPAASAAARRSQVHVLTPEQEGWPEGLRDLGPHSPHCLWFRGDARVLSPGRSSVALVGARAATAYGQDVVTQLAGELAADGAVIVSGGAYGIDGMAHRAALTVGGATVAWLAGGVDRPYPEGNRQLLESIPQRGGAVVAEAPCGSAPTKWRFLARNRLIAAASAATVVVEAGWRSGSINTAGHAAALGRPLGAVPGPVTSAASAGCHRLLREYAAECVTSASDVRELWGDVGREETTSSEGRTDDATRVLDALSSRVDRDIAEVVRRCGLSADRCAAVLGLLALEGRAERRTQGWRAVRR from the coding sequence ATGATCTGGTCGGCGCTCACCGAGCCGGGCGATGCCGTTGCGGGCGCCCTCATCGCGTCGAGCGGGCCTCGCCGAGCTCTGGAGGTGCTGGGATCGAGCGACGCCGCGCCGCTGATCAGCGCGCAGGCGGAGGTCGACTCGCAGACAGCCGCAGTGAGTCTCGAGCGATGGCGAGCTCGTCAAGGCGATGCGCCCGCGGCCTCCGCGGCCGCCCGTCGCTCACAGGTCCACGTACTGACGCCTGAGCAGGAAGGCTGGCCCGAAGGGCTTCGCGATCTTGGTCCGCACAGTCCCCATTGCCTCTGGTTTCGGGGAGACGCGCGGGTCCTGAGCCCCGGCCGATCCTCGGTGGCGCTCGTCGGTGCACGCGCCGCGACCGCCTACGGGCAGGACGTGGTGACACAGCTCGCGGGAGAGCTGGCCGCTGACGGAGCGGTCATCGTCTCAGGTGGTGCCTACGGCATCGACGGCATGGCCCACCGTGCAGCTCTCACGGTGGGCGGGGCGACCGTCGCCTGGCTGGCAGGCGGTGTCGATCGGCCCTATCCCGAGGGCAATCGCCAGCTGCTCGAGAGCATTCCTCAGCGAGGCGGAGCGGTGGTCGCCGAGGCGCCGTGCGGATCGGCTCCGACGAAGTGGCGGTTTCTCGCGCGGAACCGCCTCATCGCCGCCGCCTCGGCGGCCACGGTCGTTGTGGAGGCCGGGTGGCGTAGCGGCTCCATCAACACGGCAGGACACGCCGCTGCCCTCGGGAGGCCGCTGGGTGCGGTTCCCGGGCCGGTGACCAGCGCCGCGTCGGCCGGGTGCCATCGTCTGCTGCGCGAATATGCTGCGGAGTGCGTGACGTCTGCGAGCGACGTGCGGGAGCTGTGGGGGGACGTCGGCCGCGAGGAGACGACCTCGTCGGAGGGGCGCACCGATGATGCGACTCGCGTCCTCGATGCGCTCAGCAGTCGCGTCGATCGTGACATCGCCGAGGTGGTCCGCCGATGCGGGCTGAGTGCAGACCGGTGCGCCGCGGTGCTGGGACTGCTGGCACTGGAAGGGCGCGCCGAGCGCCGCACGCAGGGTTGGCGCGCGGTCCGGCGCTGA
- a CDS encoding YifB family Mg chelatase-like AAA ATPase, translating to MSVGRTWSVVLTGLQGDLVEVEADLSTQTPGFSIIGLPDKSIGEAQQRVHNACGNSDLPLPRRRVVVNLSPAGLPKHGTALDVAVAIAALATELPMEAASLERTVHLGELGLDGRLRPVPGVLPAVVAAARAGMSRVVVPAACADEARLVEGIEVVPAVSLRDVARFHGLDVAEVAAEPVPLSGEGIRRESTRSDAVDLSEVVGQQEAVDALVVAAAGGHHLLMSGPPGAGKTMLARRLPGLLPDLDDDAALHVASLRSLSGDPVQVLNRTPPFEAPHHSASVAALVGGGSRTVRPGAIARASGGVLFLDEAGEFGAHALDALRQPLESGEIEIHRAGFRVRFPARFQLVLATNPCPCGQYGVPGGVCTCPSLAIRRYLGRLSGPLLDRVDIELSLRRVAHAHLFADAGTTSTKAARERVLAARARSSRRLSRTPWRTNAQVSGAWLRSGPAAPGRDVRGPLDAALQRGALTLRGYDRVLRVAWTLADLDDRDVLGVEDIGRALFLKKGVTQG from the coding sequence ATGAGCGTGGGACGTACCTGGAGTGTCGTGCTCACCGGGTTGCAGGGCGACCTGGTCGAGGTCGAAGCAGACCTCTCGACGCAGACACCCGGCTTCTCGATCATCGGCCTGCCGGACAAGTCGATCGGCGAGGCACAGCAGCGCGTTCACAACGCGTGCGGCAACAGCGACTTGCCGCTGCCGAGGCGTCGCGTCGTGGTGAATCTGTCTCCTGCCGGTCTGCCCAAGCACGGCACCGCGCTGGATGTCGCCGTGGCGATCGCCGCGCTCGCAACCGAGTTGCCGATGGAAGCGGCGTCCCTGGAACGCACCGTGCATCTCGGCGAACTAGGGCTCGACGGAAGGCTCAGGCCGGTGCCCGGGGTGCTCCCCGCGGTCGTGGCCGCCGCTCGCGCGGGCATGTCCCGCGTGGTCGTGCCGGCTGCGTGCGCCGACGAGGCGCGGTTGGTCGAGGGCATCGAGGTCGTCCCGGCGGTGAGCCTCCGCGATGTCGCGCGCTTTCACGGACTGGACGTCGCGGAAGTCGCGGCGGAGCCGGTCCCGTTGTCGGGGGAGGGGATCCGACGAGAGAGCACGCGGAGTGACGCGGTCGACCTGTCGGAAGTCGTGGGCCAGCAGGAGGCGGTCGACGCACTCGTGGTCGCCGCCGCGGGTGGGCATCATCTCCTCATGAGCGGACCGCCCGGTGCCGGCAAGACGATGCTGGCCCGGCGGCTGCCCGGACTCCTGCCCGACCTCGATGATGATGCCGCGTTGCACGTGGCATCGCTGCGCTCGCTGTCGGGTGATCCCGTGCAGGTGCTGAACCGGACCCCACCCTTCGAAGCGCCGCATCACTCGGCGAGCGTCGCCGCTCTCGTCGGCGGCGGGAGTAGGACCGTGCGCCCGGGAGCGATCGCGCGCGCGAGCGGTGGGGTTCTCTTCTTGGATGAAGCGGGGGAGTTCGGGGCCCACGCACTCGATGCGTTGCGTCAGCCGTTGGAGTCGGGCGAGATCGAGATCCATCGTGCGGGCTTCCGCGTCCGCTTTCCCGCGCGCTTCCAGCTCGTGCTCGCAACCAACCCCTGCCCGTGCGGCCAGTACGGCGTGCCCGGCGGCGTGTGCACGTGCCCGTCTCTCGCCATCCGACGCTACCTGGGCAGGCTGAGCGGCCCTCTGCTGGATCGCGTGGATATCGAGCTCTCCCTGCGGCGCGTGGCTCACGCGCACCTCTTCGCGGATGCCGGGACGACCAGTACGAAAGCGGCGCGCGAGCGTGTCCTCGCGGCGCGCGCACGATCGAGCCGCCGCCTCTCTCGTACGCCGTGGCGTACGAACGCCCAGGTGAGCGGAGCGTGGCTGCGCTCCGGGCCTGCTGCTCCGGGACGTGATGTGCGAGGACCCCTCGATGCTGCGCTTCAGCGGGGAGCGCTCACTCTGCGCGGCTACGACAGGGTTCTTAGGGTCGCCTGGACGCTCGCGGATCTCGATGATCGCGACGTCCTCGGCGTGGAGGACATCGGTCGCGCGTTGTTCTTGAAGAAGGGGGTGACGCAGGGATGA
- a CDS encoding YraN family protein, protein MAKKDDRGRAGEERAARYLEARGYRVWDRNWRCPQGEIDIVADDGRDLVVVEVKTRRTDRFGHPFAAVDRRKRERLWRLAHAWVRAHPGAASGRSVRIDLIGITGERPATAVLEHLEDLR, encoded by the coding sequence ATGGCGAAGAAGGACGATCGAGGTCGTGCAGGTGAAGAGCGAGCGGCGCGCTACCTCGAGGCACGCGGTTACCGCGTCTGGGACCGCAACTGGCGGTGCCCCCAGGGCGAGATAGACATCGTTGCCGACGACGGACGAGATCTCGTCGTGGTCGAGGTCAAGACGCGGCGCACAGACCGGTTCGGGCATCCGTTCGCTGCGGTGGATCGTCGCAAGCGGGAGCGGCTGTGGCGGCTCGCTCATGCCTGGGTTCGGGCGCACCCCGGCGCTGCGAGCGGCCGGAGCGTGCGCATCGACCTGATCGGCATCACCGGTGAGCGTCCCGCTACCGCCGTCCTCGAGCACCTGGAGGACCTCCGATGA
- a CDS encoding DUF2469 family protein: protein MDDEVFEDYDRELELALYKEYRDVVSQFQYVIETERRFYLANDVNVVRRDTEHDFYFEISMTDVWVWDIYRADRFVKSVRVLTFKDVNVEELQRRDFQIPDELSLDS, encoded by the coding sequence ATGGATGACGAAGTCTTCGAGGATTACGACCGCGAGCTGGAGCTGGCGCTGTACAAGGAGTACCGCGACGTCGTTTCGCAGTTCCAGTACGTGATCGAGACGGAGCGACGCTTCTACCTCGCGAACGATGTGAACGTGGTCCGTCGCGACACGGAGCACGACTTCTATTTCGAGATCTCGATGACCGACGTGTGGGTGTGGGACATCTACCGCGCCGACCGATTCGTGAAGTCCGTTCGCGTGCTGACGTTCAAAGATGTCAACGTCGAGGAACTGCAGCGTCGCGACTTCCAGATCCCCGACGAGTTGTCGCTCGATTCCTGA
- a CDS encoding ribonuclease HII, whose protein sequence is MTVVAPRLTVERRLLREHALLIACDEVGRGALAGPVAVGAAVVDAAGARRRVPAGLRDSKLVAEHHRPAVAERARDWTMASAVGWADAAEVDRVGIIRALGLAALRAIGELRASGIVPEDAVIILDGNHDYITPAGGSGLRVQPIVKADRDCASASAASVIAKVARDDLMTRLHDEVPVYGWAQNKGYASAAHREAIRSHGLSAYHRASWAITDAPTLF, encoded by the coding sequence ATGACCGTCGTTGCTCCACGCCTCACCGTCGAAAGGCGGCTCCTGCGGGAGCACGCGTTGCTCATCGCGTGCGATGAGGTCGGGCGGGGCGCGCTGGCGGGACCCGTCGCGGTGGGAGCCGCCGTGGTGGATGCCGCGGGTGCACGTCGACGTGTACCTGCGGGCCTGCGGGACTCCAAGCTCGTCGCCGAACACCATCGACCTGCCGTCGCCGAGCGCGCGCGTGACTGGACGATGGCCTCGGCTGTCGGCTGGGCCGATGCCGCCGAGGTCGATCGCGTGGGGATCATCCGGGCACTCGGGCTCGCCGCGCTCCGGGCGATCGGTGAGCTCCGCGCGAGCGGCATCGTCCCCGAGGATGCCGTGATCATCCTCGACGGCAACCATGACTACATCACCCCGGCCGGGGGGAGTGGGCTCCGCGTGCAGCCCATCGTGAAGGCCGACCGCGACTGCGCGTCGGCGTCCGCGGCATCCGTGATCGCGAAGGTCGCCCGCGACGATCTCATGACGCGTCTTCATGACGAGGTGCCCGTCTATGGCTGGGCGCAGAACAAGGGATACGCCAGCGCGGCACATCGTGAGGCAATTCGATCGCATGGTCTGAGCGCGTATCACCGCGCCTCGTGGGCGATCACGGACGCCCCCACGCTGTTCTGA
- the lepB gene encoding signal peptidase I, with the protein MTTENSAAPAATDPFRSRRRRIWPLVRDVLVIIVIAVLVSFLVKTFLVRSFYIPSGSMEQTLRIDDRILVDELTPRFGGYDRGDVVVFRDPGGWLPSEPKVERSVLVEAVDWVLALVGISAPDSKEHLIKRIIGVPGDHVVCCNALGQVTVNDVPIDEGPYLNLAPGQNAPEVVPYDVTVPDGSLWVLGDNRDASRDSRYNTDQPGGGFVPIDNVVGRAFLVTWPLDRFGLIDFHHDVFAGVPDPTP; encoded by the coding sequence ATGACCACCGAGAACAGCGCCGCCCCGGCTGCGACCGATCCGTTCCGTTCGCGGCGTCGGCGCATCTGGCCGCTCGTGCGCGATGTCCTCGTGATCATCGTGATCGCGGTGCTCGTGTCCTTCCTTGTGAAGACCTTCCTCGTGCGTTCCTTCTACATCCCGTCCGGCTCTATGGAGCAGACTCTCCGCATCGACGATCGCATCCTCGTGGACGAGCTGACACCGCGATTCGGCGGCTATGACCGCGGCGATGTCGTCGTGTTCCGCGACCCCGGTGGCTGGTTGCCGTCCGAGCCGAAGGTGGAACGGTCGGTGCTCGTGGAGGCGGTCGACTGGGTGCTCGCGCTCGTGGGCATCTCCGCTCCGGACAGCAAGGAGCATCTGATCAAGCGCATCATCGGGGTGCCCGGGGACCACGTCGTGTGTTGCAACGCGCTCGGCCAGGTGACCGTCAACGACGTTCCGATCGACGAAGGGCCGTATCTGAACCTTGCGCCGGGCCAGAATGCGCCCGAAGTCGTCCCCTACGACGTCACGGTGCCCGACGGATCACTGTGGGTGCTCGGGGACAACCGCGATGCCTCGCGGGACTCCCGGTACAACACGGATCAGCCCGGCGGCGGGTTCGTCCCGATCGACAACGTCGTGGGTCGCGCCTTCCTCGTCACGTGGCCGCTCGATCGATTCGGGCTCATCGATTTCCATCACGATGTCTTCGCGGGTGTGCCCGACCCCACGCCATGA
- the rplS gene encoding 50S ribosomal protein L19 produces the protein MQILDSVDAASLRSDIPAFAPGDTVKVHVNITEGNRSRVQVFQGVVIGRSGDGVRETFTVRKISFQVGVERTFPVHSPSIDHIEVVTRGDVRRAKLYYLRDLRGKKAKIKEKRDR, from the coding sequence ATGCAGATCCTCGACTCCGTCGACGCGGCCTCGCTCCGCTCCGACATTCCCGCCTTCGCTCCCGGTGACACCGTCAAGGTGCACGTGAACATCACCGAAGGAAACCGCTCGCGCGTGCAGGTCTTCCAGGGCGTCGTCATCGGCCGCTCGGGCGACGGTGTCCGCGAGACCTTCACGGTCCGCAAGATCAGCTTCCAGGTCGGCGTTGAGCGTACCTTCCCGGTGCACAGCCCGTCGATCGACCACATCGAGGTCGTCACCCGTGGTGACGTCCGCCGCGCCAAGCTCTACTACCTGCGCGACCTTCGCGGCAAGAAGGCAAAGATCAAGGAGAAGCGCGACCGCTGA
- a CDS encoding MFS transporter permease — protein sequence MWVRQAFYRWLIPAAFVLPLWLFIGWIVFGANPWALLWVLLSAPLVLIGQLILTLLIRARGTVRSERAVSWTDAGAVGAWHVLVIALGVFDSRWWWVALLGALVVGVVALWTSLTQLWREARGIPDVLRSATGQRYVRPATDPSATTDARRPEPHEVIVITESTHPDGR from the coding sequence ATGTGGGTTCGACAGGCGTTCTACCGATGGTTGATTCCCGCGGCATTCGTTCTCCCGCTGTGGCTGTTCATCGGGTGGATCGTGTTCGGCGCCAACCCGTGGGCCTTGCTGTGGGTGCTGCTGTCCGCTCCGCTCGTTCTCATCGGGCAGTTGATCCTCACTCTGCTCATCCGCGCCCGCGGTACCGTGCGTTCCGAGCGTGCGGTCTCGTGGACGGATGCCGGTGCCGTCGGCGCATGGCACGTTCTCGTCATCGCGCTCGGCGTGTTCGACAGCCGATGGTGGTGGGTCGCGCTGCTGGGCGCCCTCGTCGTCGGCGTCGTGGCGCTGTGGACATCGCTCACCCAGCTGTGGCGCGAAGCGCGTGGCATCCCCGACGTCCTGCGCTCCGCGACGGGTCAGCGCTACGTGCGTCCCGCGACAGACCCGTCGGCCACTACGGACGCTCGCCGACCCGAGCCGCACGAAGTCATCGTCATCACCGAGTCGACGCATCCCGACGGTCGCTGA
- the map gene encoding type I methionyl aminopeptidase: MIELRTPAEIEQMRPAGRFVAEVLATLRDETTVGTNLLAIDRRAHDMIRRAGAESCYIDYHPSFGASPFGKVICTSVNDAVLHGLPHDYALRDGDLVTLDFAVSVDGWVADSAVSFIVGTPRDEDLALIDTSERALDAAIDAAVVGNRIGDISAAISHVARADGYSINTDFGGHGVGRTMHGDPHVPNDGKAGRGYPLRAGLVLALEPWFLRTTDELVTDPDGWTLRSVDGSRGSHSEHTVAITDDGPIVLTDRSFLGVR, from the coding sequence ATGATCGAGCTGCGCACCCCCGCCGAGATCGAGCAGATGCGCCCCGCAGGACGCTTCGTCGCCGAGGTTCTCGCGACCCTGCGCGATGAGACGACGGTCGGCACGAATCTTCTTGCCATCGATCGTCGCGCACACGACATGATCCGTCGGGCGGGGGCCGAGTCCTGCTACATCGACTACCACCCCTCGTTCGGCGCCAGCCCGTTCGGCAAGGTCATCTGCACCTCCGTGAACGACGCCGTCCTGCACGGGCTTCCTCACGATTACGCACTGCGAGACGGCGACCTCGTGACTCTCGACTTCGCCGTGTCCGTCGATGGCTGGGTCGCCGATTCCGCCGTCTCCTTCATCGTCGGCACTCCCCGCGACGAGGACCTCGCCCTCATCGACACAAGCGAGCGCGCGCTGGATGCGGCGATCGACGCCGCAGTCGTCGGCAATCGCATCGGCGACATCTCGGCCGCGATCTCGCACGTGGCGCGCGCCGATGGATACTCCATCAACACCGACTTCGGCGGTCACGGAGTCGGCCGCACGATGCACGGCGACCCCCACGTCCCGAACGACGGCAAGGCCGGCCGCGGCTATCCCCTCCGGGCAGGACTCGTCCTAGCCCTCGAACCGTGGTTCCTGCGCACGACGGATGAGCTGGTGACGGATCCGGACGGCTGGACCCTCCGCAGTGTCGACGGGTCGCGAGGCTCACACTCCGAGCACACTGTCGCGATCACCGACGACGGACCGATCGTGTTGACCGACCGCTCCTTCCTCGGCGTCCGCTGA
- a CDS encoding alpha/beta hydrolase, with amino-acid sequence MPLDPYFTQRLRRHRRYLLRQVLGRLRATLPWWLTPRPAASPLSRPSEKSSPGLPTAEKAPEPTRVERSARARARHRRAAWAWDRDELASAGVRGPDLPTTDHVVPVDGYPAVTVRVYRPAADDRVRPAALYFYGGAFRIGGIDYPTTDAACRRRAAEADVVVISVSYALAPEHRFPTQVEQGIAALEWVVGHSEELGVDAARLAVTGTSAGGAIAAAVALMNRDRGGPALRLQVLEVPVTDLTGRHVDLIPTWRMGVPALLVFRELRSIARTYLSCRADARNPYASPLRAADHTGLPPALIMTAEYDTLRRDGAAYGAKLRASGVDATVVRYLGVTHDTPIYTAALPAARAWHAQVVDALRSLHA; translated from the coding sequence ATGCCACTCGACCCCTACTTCACGCAACGATTGCGGCGACACCGTCGCTATCTGCTGCGCCAGGTACTGGGGAGGCTGCGCGCCACGCTGCCGTGGTGGCTGACGCCCCGTCCGGCCGCATCCCCCCTGTCTCGACCTTCCGAGAAGAGCTCACCGGGCCTCCCGACGGCGGAGAAGGCTCCGGAGCCGACGCGCGTCGAGCGTTCCGCCCGCGCGCGAGCGCGGCACCGGCGTGCCGCGTGGGCATGGGATCGCGACGAGCTCGCCTCTGCCGGCGTGCGCGGTCCTGACCTCCCGACCACCGATCATGTCGTGCCCGTCGACGGCTACCCCGCGGTGACGGTCCGCGTCTATCGGCCCGCTGCCGACGACCGCGTGCGACCGGCGGCCCTGTACTTCTACGGAGGTGCGTTCCGCATCGGGGGCATCGATTACCCCACGACGGATGCCGCCTGCCGGCGACGGGCCGCGGAGGCCGACGTCGTCGTCATCTCGGTGTCCTACGCCCTCGCGCCCGAACACCGCTTCCCCACGCAAGTCGAACAGGGTATTGCCGCCCTCGAATGGGTCGTCGGTCACAGCGAGGAGCTCGGTGTGGATGCCGCCCGGCTCGCGGTCACCGGCACGTCGGCGGGCGGTGCCATCGCCGCGGCCGTCGCGCTGATGAATCGCGATCGCGGGGGCCCTGCGTTGCGGCTGCAGGTGCTGGAGGTGCCCGTCACCGATCTGACGGGCCGTCATGTCGATCTCATCCCGACGTGGCGAATGGGCGTGCCGGCGCTCCTCGTGTTCCGTGAGCTTCGCTCGATCGCGCGCACCTACCTCTCGTGCCGCGCGGACGCGCGGAACCCCTACGCGTCGCCCCTGCGTGCTGCCGATCACACCGGACTGCCTCCCGCGCTGATCATGACCGCCGAGTACGACACGCTCCGTCGCGACGGTGCTGCGTACGGGGCGAAACTGCGTGCGAGCGGTGTGGACGCGACCGTCGTGCGCTATCTCGGCGTCACACACGACACGCCGATCTACACGGCTGCTTTGCCGGCGGCGCGTGCGTGGCACGCTCAGGTCGTCGACGCGCTGCGATCCCTGCACGCGTGA